The following are encoded together in the Bactrocera neohumeralis isolate Rockhampton chromosome 6, APGP_CSIRO_Bneo_wtdbg2-racon-allhic-juicebox.fasta_v2, whole genome shotgun sequence genome:
- the LOC126761938 gene encoding uncharacterized protein LOC126761938 — protein MKYFVENILFLAVFLFQPRRPHASEKLCPIGNCNDAGKCALDGNDIQCACVADYFNGPRCEQFMNHCEANPCRNGATCEPALGQFLCKCVDTWGGQRCNMKNMPTFTKMHLLFNPVGVFGERQNFLLTVETLGTRNFVYEAYTSNCLIDTFESYPKRKSGFRYSRDLRAVARSLGLLHAGRLPYKSGYYHEGYESFWEAGTLIITVRVADLESNALYEQTFALYIIQPTDVPCIPDIGFMHGSDPQEPLMIDIARFNVFNAIIHRHCAPNSRIEMEWTVHNSIGTIILYEFGNTGKKQLKVKPYRLWFNYHGAVAQSYMVRANVDEYFDDTVVHKKVRCYIFIMSKPVSAFILGGTIREVGIRESFYLDGSKSRDFGLSPLVEQTMKYKWSCESSDDSSNNYCGPHMGAGSILHIPAGVLQLGKSYTFSFRVSSYVSLTQQDVAKQVIKITNEPKHYVYIVCVRNCQMGTFAAGRKVHLRMRCVTCTAAPTITWEVTGGSGILKNAHRLGFMPPNSGSVKVEASVTSGGMNGKVIVELRHNAPPEGGQCRVEPNNGVEYETEFHIKCTDFEDPNVPLSYQYIAETFTFDRTNERLMNTRLPVTSSIKILVCDCLFACTEAQAAVSVSAMQVPQDEAALKSLLARPESNIAKLLLDGDVERAMVLTEVLTRNMRTLAMGEIIFYHLRWLELETLLRVEQLTKITRNFLAPLQPLDNKRVTLFTKFLRMIANGFYFIIVDREYQELLPEPYDLLNNQVVDMIAEFSAKLEDMPPVVRIEPASSGSANRLSEKYAPLPDFDETVLTRIGHWLDVIFEVFRCLHFVGITSTVMHEPTDDHYKLDKPGVKVDVFSIEGTKMLNFETENRKIEIVMPSAMLAELEQTLQSAQLHFQVVSFERNPFWWYPDTEPLNTGIVAFSVYSSADPLREETILENPIEFRMTLSDSTTTPAQSTNIVEGYVNDTLDMPIYRIEMPENSAAIVKFSDPTTRLCVKLKLCTKPRSHQVRNSTEIVPEKNTFHVVNNKGGNAWAYLAVMAAEEISSPKSFKFETTMLKCLMWDFKLHDPEWSTAGCVPKLNLADAQNLSCSCYHLSTFAGKKHAQTAMETDGSRQVLTHLPTNGYMVLFFLALLPLFAALFWWAYYTLHHHKGDLITLLDQEECHIEYGINVHISTGGHWHAGTTANIILMFALPQGTRKFVVYQNPQDPHLVRNSTCTLRLPLSGDDLVQPLLLSIRRDKSGRYPSWYCRNIVIEDYANEVMCTFEVEQWITTKPLVLDAKNFREGSQSFKRNFRNTLESLFIQWYLFQALIGPWKYGEMPLNRFERTCIWTVKLAITICIVMSYMGTTTLETYEEEREKYKNIAYDSVEIFFLCVFSYVICFFVETALKAFICHDELKNKEDDENLSKEE, from the exons atgaaatattttgttgaaaacatattatttctagccgtttttctttttcaaccGCGGCGTCCGCATGCTAGTGAAAAACTCTGCCCCATCGGTAACTGCAACGACGCCGGCAAATGCGCGCTCGACGGCAATGACATACAATGCGCCTGCGTTGCCGACTATTTCAACGGACCGCGCTGTGAACAGTTCATGAACCACTGTGAGGCGAACCCTTGCCGCAACGGCGCCACCTGTGAACCGGCGCTGGGGCAATTCCTATGCAAATGTGTAGACACCTGGGGCGGACAGCGCTGCAACATGAAGAATATGCCGACATTTACGAAAATGCACTTGCTTTTCAATCCGGTCGGTGTGTTTGGTGAACGGCAGAACTTTCTGCTCACCGTGGAGACTTTGGGTACAAGAAATTTCGTGTACGAGGCATACACTTCAAATTGTCTTATCGACACCTTTGAATCTTATCCCAAACGGAAAAGTGGCTTTCGATATTCGAGGGACTTGAGAGCTGTTGCTCGTTCATTGGGTTTATTACACGCTGGGCGTTTGCCATATAAAAGCGGTTACTATCACGAAGGCTACGAGAGTTTCTGGGAAGCGGGTACATTGATTATAACAGTGCGGGTCGCCGATTTGGAGTCAAATGCACTATATGAGCAGACCTTTGCCTTGTATATTATACAACCGACGGATGTGCCTTGCATACCGGACATTGGTTTCATGCATGGCTCTGACCCGCAGGAACCACTCATGATAGATATAGCGCGCTTCAACGTCTTCAATGCTATCATACACAGGCACTGTGCGCCCAACTCGCGTATAGAAATGGAGTGGACTGTGCACAACAGCATCGGCACAA TTATATTGTATGAATTCGGCAATACTGGCAAGAAACAGCTGAAGGTTAAGCCTTACCGTTTATGGTTCAACTATCACGGTGCCGTGGCACAGTCCTACATGGTACGTGCAAATGTGGATGAATACTTTGACGACACGGTTGTGCACAAAAAAGTTCGG TGTTACATATTCATTATGTCCAAACCAGTTTCGGCTTTTATCTTAGGCGGCACCATACGTGAAGTGGGCATCCGTGAATCATTTTATTTGGATGGCTCAAAGAGCCGGGATTTCGGTCTCTCGCCTTTGGTTGAGCAAACAATGAAGTACAAATGGAGTTGCGAATCGAGCGATGACAGTTCAAATAACTACTGTGGTCCACATATGGGAGCAG GGAGCATTCTTCATATACCAGCCGGCGTACTTCAACTCGGAAAATCTTATACATTTAGCTTTCGAGTTAGCTCATATGTCAGCTTAACGCAGCAAGATGTTGCAAAACAAGtcattaaaattacaaatgagCCCAAGCATTACGTATACATCGTTTGTGTAAGAAATTGTCAAATGGGTACGTTTGCCGCCGGACGTAAGGTTCATCTACGCATGCGCTGCGTCACCTGCACGGCAGCACCTACGATTACATGGGAAGTAACGGGTGGCAGCGGCATACTTAAGAACGCACATCGGCTCGGCTTCATGCCACCGAATAGCGGAAGCGTCAAAGTTGAGGCATCGGTGACCAGTGGGGGAATGAATGGAAAGGTTATAGTTGAGCTGAGGCATAATGCACCACCTGAGGGTGGACAATGCAGGGTAGAGCCCAATAATGGCGTAGAATATGAGACTGAGTTTCATATAAAGTGCACAGATTTTGAGGATCCCAATGTGCCGCTCTCGTATCAATACATAGCCGAAACCTTCACCTTCGATCGCACAAACGAACGGCTAATGAATACCAGACTGCCAGTAACGAGCAGcattaaaattttggtttgcGACTGTCTTTTCGCTTGTACCGAAGCACAAGCAGCTGTGAGCGTGTCCGCCATGCAAGTGCCGCAAGATGAAGCGGCACTCAAGTCGCTACTAGCTCGACCGGAAAGTAATATAGCCAAACTCTTGCTGGACGGCGACGTTGAGCGCGCCATGGTGCTAACAGAGGTGTTGACACGAAACATGCGCACGCTGGCAATGGGAGAGATCATATTCTATCATTTGAGGTGGCTCGAGCTGGAAACACTGCTACGCGTCgagcaattaacaaaaataactagAAATTTCTTGGCGCCACTGCAGCCGCTGGACAATAAACGCGTCACACTTTTCACCAAATTTCTGCGTATGATCGCAAATGGATTTTACTTCATCATCGTGGACAGGGAGTACCAGGAGCTATTGCCTGAACCCTATGATTTGCTCAACAATCAAGTAGTAGACATGATTGCTGAATTCTCAGCGAAGCTCGAAGATATGCCACCGGTCGTACGAATCGAACCAGCGAGCAGTGGTTCGGCAAATCGTCTAAGTGAAAAATATGCGCCTCTGCCAGATTTCGACGAGACGGTGCTAACGCGTATTGGGCATTGGTTGGATGTTATATTCGAAGTTTTTCGTTGTCTACATTTTGTGGGTATAACAAGCACAGTGATGCACGAGCCGACGGATGATCATTATAAATTGGACAAACCGGGTGTTAAGGTGGACGTTTTCAGTATAGAGggtacaaaaatgttgaatttcgAAACTGAAAATCGTAAAATTGAAATAGTAATGCCTTCAGCGATGCTCGCAGAACTCGAACAAACACTGCAAAGTGCACAGTTACATTTTCAAGTAGTGTCTTTCGAGCGAAACCCGTTTTGGTGGTATCCCGACACGGAACCGCTCAACACCGGCATAGTCGCGTTTAGCGTATACAGCAGCGCCGATCCCTTGAGAGAAGAGACAATACTGGAAAATCCAATTGAGTTTCGCATGACATTATCCGATAGCACTACAACGCCGGCACAAAGCACCAATATAGTGGAAGGCTATGTTAATGACACACTAGATATGCCTATTTACCGCATTGAGATGCCGGAAAACAGTGCCGCAATTGTCAAATTCTCCGATCCCACGACTCGACTATGTGTTAAATTAAAGTTGTGCACAAAGCCGCGCAGCCATCAAGTGCGCAACTCCACGGAGATCGTGCCGGAAAAGAACACATTTCATGTGGTGAACAATAAGGGCGGCAATGCCTGGGCTTACCTCGCTGTGATGGCAGCAGAAGAAATATCTTCGCCAAAATCGTTCAAATTCGAAACTACCATGCTGAAGTGCCTCATGTGGGACTTCAAGTTGCATGACCCCGAATGGTCGACAGCTGGTTGTGTGCCCAAATTGAATTTAGCCGATGCACAGAACTTGAGTTGCAGTTGCTACCATTTGTCGACGTTTGCGGGGAAAAAACACGCACAAACCGCCATGGAAACTGACGGCTCTCGTCAGGTGCTGACACATCTACCCACCAACGGTTATATGGTTTTGTTTTTCCTAGCACTCTTGCCACTTTTCGCTGCACTTTTTTGGTGGGCTTACTACACACTACACCATCACAAGGGTGACTTAATCACCTTGCTCGATCAGGAAGAGTGCCACATAGAATATGGCATCAATGTGCACATAAGCACCGGTGGCCATTGGCATGCTGGCACCACCGCCAATATCATCCTAATGTTTGCTTTGCCTCAAGGTACACGCAAATTTGTTGTGTATCAGAATCCGCAGGATCCTCATCTCGTGCGCAACTCTACTTGCACGCTCCGTTTACCGCTAAGCGGTGATGATTTAGTGCAGCCGCTGCTGCTAAGCATACGTCGTGACAAATCCGGGCGTTATCCCAGCTGGTATTGCCGCAACATCGTCATTGAGGATTACGCCAATGAGGTGATGTGTACCTTCGAAGTCGAACAATGGATAACCACGAAACCGTTAGTTTTGGATGCAAAAAATTTTCGCGAAGGCTCGCAATCCTTCAAACGCAACTTTCGTAATACGCTGGAGAGCCTCTTCATTCAATGGTATTTATTTCAGGCTCTCATTGGTCCATGGAAATATGGTGAAATGCCCTTAAATCGCTTTGAACGCACTTGTATTTGGACCGTTAAATTAGCCATAACCATTTGCATTGTCATGTCTTACATGGGCACGACGACTTTGGAGACATACGAGGAGGAGCgcgagaaatataaaaatattgcttatgattctgttgaaatattttttctctgtgttttttcttatgttatttgctttttcgttgAGACAGCACTTAAAGCTTTCATTTGCCATGACGAATTGAAGAATAAAGAGGATGATGAAAACTTGTCGAAGGAAGAATAA